A genome region from Actinobacillus arthritidis includes the following:
- the trmJ gene encoding tRNA (cytosine(32)/uridine(32)-2'-O)-methyltransferase TrmJ: MNSLDQIQIILIETSLPANIGSAARAMKTMGLSNLRLVSPLHPIDEQAQALAAGAKDVLDNAQIFDSFEQAVADCQLVIGTSARLRHLQNTLIEPRDCGKLAVERAEKGKVAIVFGRERVGLTNEELLKCHYHLNFPTNPDYGSLNLAMAVQLASYEVRMAWLDLQKNPQIRPLVEAKDYPNTEALEHFFNHTERLYKQLGFIRNDAVMLKLRRLYQRAGLETNELNLLRGMLTSVEKQIEK; encoded by the coding sequence ATGAATAGCTTAGACCAAATTCAAATTATCCTGATCGAAACTTCCCTCCCCGCCAATATTGGCTCTGCCGCTCGTGCGATGAAAACCATGGGGCTTTCAAATTTACGTTTAGTTTCCCCACTTCACCCTATTGACGAACAAGCTCAAGCCCTCGCCGCCGGCGCAAAAGATGTGCTGGATAATGCTCAAATTTTTGACTCATTTGAGCAAGCGGTTGCAGATTGCCAATTAGTAATCGGCACCAGTGCTCGATTACGTCATCTACAAAATACTCTTATTGAGCCGAGAGATTGCGGCAAATTGGCGGTTGAACGTGCCGAAAAAGGCAAAGTAGCAATTGTATTTGGTCGGGAACGAGTCGGATTAACTAACGAAGAATTACTAAAATGCCATTATCATTTAAATTTTCCGACCAATCCTGACTACGGTTCGTTAAATTTAGCGATGGCGGTACAGCTGGCAAGTTACGAAGTGCGTATGGCGTGGTTGGATTTGCAAAAAAATCCGCAAATTCGACCGCTTGTTGAGGCAAAAGATTATCCGAATACTGAAGCTTTGGAGCATTTCTTTAATCATACCGAGCGACTTTATAAACAATTAGGCTTTATTCGCAATGATGCGGTAATGCTCAAGCTCCGCCGCTTATACCAACGAGCAGGACTTGAAACCAATGAGTTGAATTTATTAAGAGGAATGTTGACTTCGGTTGAGAAGCAGATAGAAAAATAA
- the queF gene encoding NADPH-dependent 7-cyano-7-deazaguanine reductase QueF (Catalyzes the NADPH-dependent reduction of 7-cyano-7-deazaguanine (preQ0) to 7-aminomethyl-7-deazaguanine (preQ1) in queuosine biosynthesis), giving the protein MNYNDKSLSALKLGQKTEYKSEYDPTLLQPVPRKLNRDGLGITEQRPFDRGADVWTCYELSWLNENGLPQVAIADVAIDFRDENLIESKSFKLYLNSFNQTKFASLEQVEQTLAKDLSQCASGQVSVKVYKLSAYTQQPIVDFAGECIDEQDIQIDSYEFSNEHLASVAEGEVVEETLVSHLLKSNCLITSQPDWGSVQIHYIGKKLNREKLLRYLVSFREHNEFHEQCVERIFTDLMQFAQPEKLTVYARYTRRGGLDINPFRSNFESVPQNLRMARQ; this is encoded by the coding sequence ATGAACTACAACGATAAATCATTATCTGCTCTGAAATTAGGGCAAAAAACCGAATATAAAAGTGAGTATGATCCTACGCTTTTACAGCCTGTGCCACGTAAATTAAACCGTGACGGTTTAGGGATTACCGAACAGCGACCGTTTGATCGTGGTGCGGATGTTTGGACCTGTTATGAACTGTCTTGGTTAAACGAAAACGGTTTACCACAGGTAGCGATTGCCGATGTGGCAATTGATTTTCGCGACGAGAATTTAATTGAATCAAAAAGTTTTAAACTCTATTTAAACAGCTTTAATCAAACCAAATTTGCCTCACTTGAGCAAGTGGAACAAACATTGGCTAAAGATCTCAGCCAATGTGCAAGCGGTCAAGTTTCGGTAAAAGTTTACAAATTATCCGCTTACACCCAGCAACCGATTGTTGATTTTGCCGGTGAGTGTATTGATGAACAAGATATTCAAATTGACAGTTACGAATTTTCTAACGAGCATTTAGCAAGCGTGGCAGAGGGGGAAGTGGTTGAGGAAACTTTAGTCAGCCATTTGCTGAAATCAAACTGTTTGATTACCTCGCAACCGGACTGGGGCAGTGTGCAAATTCACTATATCGGTAAAAAATTAAATCGAGAAAAATTATTACGCTATTTAGTGTCATTCCGCGAACATAATGAGTTCCACGAACAATGCGTAGAGCGTATTTTTACCGATCTTATGCAATTTGCACAGCCGGAAAAATTAACGGTCTATGCACGTTATACCCGCCGAGGCGGTTTGGATATCAATCCGTTCCGTTCAAATTTTGAGTCTGTTCCGCAAAATTTGAGAATGGCAAGGCAGTAA
- the bcp gene encoding thioredoxin-dependent thiol peroxidase, producing the protein MNTLKAGDKVPQFTLLDQHEQPISLSQFAGKKVLVYFYPKALTPGRTTQACGLRDSKSELEELNVVVLGISPDLPKKLAQFVEKKALNFTLLSDADHQVAEAFGVWGEKKFMGRTYDGIHRISFLVNEQGVIEQVFDKFKTGEHHQMVVDFVKGTK; encoded by the coding sequence ATGAATACACTTAAAGCAGGCGATAAAGTGCCTCAATTTACTTTGTTAGATCAACACGAACAGCCAATTTCATTAAGCCAATTTGCCGGCAAAAAAGTGTTGGTTTATTTTTATCCGAAAGCCTTAACCCCGGGCCGCACTACACAAGCTTGCGGCTTACGTGACAGTAAGTCGGAATTGGAGGAATTAAATGTGGTGGTGTTAGGTATTAGTCCGGATTTACCGAAAAAATTAGCCCAATTTGTCGAGAAAAAAGCACTAAATTTCACGCTATTGTCCGATGCGGATCACCAAGTTGCCGAAGCATTCGGCGTGTGGGGCGAGAAAAAATTTATGGGCAGAACCTATGACGGCATTCACCGCATCAGTTTTTTAGTGAATGAACAGGGCGTGATCGAACAGGTATTCGATAAATTCAAAACCGGTGAGCATCATCAAATGGTGGTCGATTTTGTAAAAGGAACGAAATGA
- the gmhB gene encoding D-glycero-beta-D-manno-heptose 1,7-bisphosphate 7-phosphatase, translating to MANKAIFLDRDGTINIDHGYVHQIDDFQFIEGVGKALKRLQDKGYLLVLVTNQSGIARGYFSEAQFNQLTEWMDWSLDEDYGVVLDGIYYCPHHPEGKGEYKEDCDCRKPKAGMFTQAIADLNIDPTQSYMVGDKLEDLLAAEVAGVKTKVLVRTGKAVTAEGEAKADLVLDSLVDLVRYIK from the coding sequence ATGGCGAATAAAGCGATATTTTTAGATCGTGACGGCACGATCAATATTGATCACGGTTATGTACATCAAATTGACGATTTTCAATTTATTGAGGGTGTCGGCAAGGCGTTAAAGCGACTACAAGATAAAGGTTATCTATTGGTATTGGTCACCAATCAATCCGGCATTGCACGCGGCTATTTTAGTGAAGCACAATTTAATCAATTAACGGAATGGATGGATTGGTCGCTGGATGAAGATTATGGGGTTGTGTTAGACGGTATCTATTATTGTCCGCATCATCCGGAAGGCAAAGGCGAATATAAAGAAGATTGCGATTGCCGTAAACCGAAAGCCGGAATGTTTACTCAAGCGATTGCCGATTTAAATATTGATCCAACACAATCGTATATGGTCGGCGATAAATTAGAAGATCTGTTAGCGGCTGAAGTCGCCGGCGTGAAAACAAAAGTGTTAGTACGTACCGGTAAAGCGGTTACCGCAGAAGGCGAAGCGAAAGCCGATCTGGTATTAGACAGCTTAGTGGATTTAGTCCGTTATATTAAGTAA